A genomic segment from Bradyrhizobium sp. CB1015 encodes:
- a CDS encoding DUF6894 family protein → MKRYSFDIRGGEELALDEEGMMLPSIEAAQREAANSLADLARDISRGAEMQHLSIEVRNAAGQVAEAHLGWIVRRLQ, encoded by the coding sequence ATGAAGCGGTATTCTTTCGATATTCGCGGCGGGGAAGAATTGGCCCTTGACGAGGAAGGGATGATGCTGCCGAGCATCGAAGCGGCTCAAAGAGAAGCCGCCAACTCGCTTGCTGATTTGGCCAGGGACATAAGTAGAGGTGCGGAGATGCAGCACCTCTCGATCGAGGTGCGGAACGCCGCCGGGCAGGTCGCAGAAGCGCACCTTGGCTGGATTGTGCGGCGTCTGCAGTAG
- a CDS encoding response regulator, translating into MQLEDAGKWPVVLVVEDDELLRWSAMIVLEDSGYGVLEAADAGEALATLEQRADVRIIFTDVQMPGAIDGVRLAHLVSQRWPLVKIIVTSGRMRLRQDDLPRGGVYLMKPYSATELTTAVYEVRAGG; encoded by the coding sequence ATGCAACTCGAAGACGCCGGCAAATGGCCAGTCGTGCTTGTCGTTGAGGATGACGAGCTGTTGCGCTGGAGCGCAATGATAGTGCTCGAAGATTCTGGCTACGGTGTTCTTGAGGCCGCGGACGCTGGGGAGGCGCTCGCCACTTTGGAGCAGCGGGCAGATGTCCGCATCATATTCACTGACGTACAGATGCCGGGAGCGATCGACGGAGTTCGGCTCGCCCACTTGGTGAGCCAACGCTGGCCTCTGGTAAAGATCATCGTGACGTCCGGCAGGATGAGACTCCGCCAGGACGACCTCCCGAGGGGAGGGGTTTATTTGATGAAGCCGTATTCGGCCACGGAGCTGACGACCGCGGTATACGAAGTGAGAGCGGGAGGTTGA
- a CDS encoding DUF6894 family protein: MTRDGHRASALSEQALPLYFFHVSDGTSVPDEIGTELADVAAARAAAVDMSGQILKDGSTAESWDGVPWRLEVTDSPRPGGHSFFVLHFSATKR, translated from the coding sequence GTGACGAGAGACGGCCACCGCGCTAGCGCCTTATCGGAGCAAGCCCTGCCGCTCTACTTCTTTCACGTTTCCGATGGAACCTCTGTGCCCGACGAGATAGGCACCGAGCTTGCTGACGTTGCGGCTGCACGTGCAGCAGCGGTCGACATGAGTGGACAGATCCTCAAAGATGGCTCGACCGCTGAGTCGTGGGACGGCGTTCCGTGGCGGCTCGAGGTCACGGACAGTCCGAGACCAGGCGGCCATAGTTTCTTCGTCCTTCATTTCTCGGCGACGAAAAGATAA
- a CDS encoding glycoside hydrolase family 130 protein: MSQATFLNRQALHLHPDPTRVIVRPFKPATEPRDLNPTDKMRANHIVNRVLALEPEVVATQLADVLDNFEGRHRNLLETFEARANEMEEALASHGTFSKAQRQLIGAYFLSEYSFEASALFNPSIVPHPDQSGSPRGGVRFILSLRAIGEGHVSSLTFRTGIIAKDGSVIVDPTARLASMPRICHRVAEPDGERVELIFKPEEDLTERVIFPVTESQSNGIEDARFVEFKDDNRKTYYATYTAYSGRAIRSELIETSDFISFRLAPLRGAAARNKGMALFPRKIGGKFAMIARQDNENLYLIYSDDLYTWEGGQAVLKPEFPWEFVQIGNCGSPIELDEGWLLLTHGVGPVRKYSIGAALLDKNDPAKVLARSREPLLRPEPTEREGYVPNVVYTCGAMRHNDQVILPYAVSDTFSNFATIKIAELMEAMKG, from the coding sequence GTGTCACAAGCCACTTTCCTGAATCGGCAGGCCCTTCACCTGCACCCCGATCCCACGCGAGTGATCGTGCGACCATTCAAGCCGGCGACTGAACCGCGCGATCTGAACCCGACCGACAAAATGCGAGCAAATCACATCGTCAACCGGGTCCTCGCGCTCGAACCGGAAGTAGTTGCCACTCAGCTCGCGGATGTCCTGGACAATTTCGAAGGTCGTCACCGCAATCTGCTGGAGACGTTCGAGGCCCGCGCGAATGAAATGGAGGAAGCTCTGGCAAGCCACGGAACCTTTTCGAAAGCCCAGCGTCAGCTGATCGGGGCCTACTTTCTGAGTGAGTATTCGTTCGAAGCGTCCGCCTTATTCAATCCCAGTATCGTGCCGCATCCCGATCAGTCGGGTTCGCCAAGAGGTGGCGTTCGCTTCATTCTCAGTCTACGTGCGATCGGGGAAGGGCATGTGTCATCATTGACATTTCGAACGGGAATAATTGCAAAGGATGGCAGTGTGATCGTTGATCCGACGGCACGCCTTGCCTCGATGCCGCGGATTTGTCATCGCGTAGCCGAACCGGATGGCGAGCGTGTCGAGTTGATTTTCAAACCTGAAGAAGATCTCACCGAGCGCGTGATCTTTCCTGTCACCGAATCTCAATCGAACGGCATTGAGGATGCGCGCTTTGTCGAATTCAAGGACGACAATCGCAAAACCTACTACGCGACCTACACGGCCTACAGCGGACGGGCGATCCGCTCCGAATTGATCGAGACTAGCGATTTCATCTCGTTTCGGTTGGCGCCCTTGAGGGGGGCTGCGGCACGGAATAAGGGCATGGCCCTATTCCCGCGTAAGATCGGCGGCAAGTTCGCCATGATCGCGCGGCAGGACAATGAGAACCTTTATCTGATCTATTCAGACGACCTCTACACATGGGAGGGCGGTCAGGCCGTTCTGAAGCCGGAATTTCCCTGGGAGTTCGTCCAGATCGGCAATTGCGGGTCGCCGATTGAGCTTGACGAAGGCTGGCTGCTCCTAACGCACGGCGTCGGTCCCGTACGCAAATATTCGATCGGCGCTGCGTTGCTCGACAAGAATGACCCCGCCAAGGTGTTGGCTCGTTCGCGTGAGCCGCTGTTGCGGCCCGAACCAACGGAGCGCGAAGGATATGTCCCCAATGTTGTCTACACATGTGGCGCTATGCGGCACAACGACCAGGTCATTTTGCCGTATGCAGTGTCCGACACCTTCTCGAATTTCGCGACCATCAAGATCGCGGAACTCATGGAGGCAATGAAAGGCTGA
- a CDS encoding glycosyltransferase family 4 protein — translation MTPLRRIAVIGNSLPRRCGIATFTTDLQQAISSSGPGLETCIVAMTDQGQAYDYPEAVAFHIRDDNIEEYVRAADFLNAGRFDTVCLQHEFGIFGGEAGAHILALLAPLRMPVVTTFHTVLADPTGKQRTVMERIVDASSKVIVMANKGRELLRDLYQVPDDKIEVIAHGIPNVALVGPDAAKAMLGFAGKSVILTFGLLSPGKGIEVMIDAMPSVLTRCADAVYVVLGATHPNLVRDHGEAYRDSLVARVRELGIDNHVVFLDRFVDLATLLEFISMCDVYVTPYLNESQMTSGTLAYSFGLGKPVVSTPYWHARELLTDGCGVLVPFGEAAAIGREIAKLLTDHPRRHAMSRRAYAASRMMTWERTAERYISVFENAGQGHRLKVLARAGKGPPEPRGSAPPDMQIGHFLSMCDDVGLFQHAVHSVPDRSHGYCVDDNARALLLACALNNPGEQPLSEILTTRFAAFVQHAWNPDTGQFRNFMGYDRVWLEDRGSEDSHGRTLWALGESARRDASPSRRKWATDLFAQTLTTAESFRSPRAWAFTLLGLDAYCAAAPDDLHAMAVRHSLAGRLMSCLASVETPSWVWFEEGLAYDNARLPQALMLTGVATQTSVYLDAGLRSLRWLMTQQTTTAGHFRPVGTAGFGDLRQHPRAFDQQPVEATATIAACLAAWRADGDSEWKSMATRAFAWFLGSNDLSVALVNLHTGSCRDGLHPDRANENRGGESVVCYLLGLAEIRQLARVNMSRAMPAPVRAASA, via the coding sequence ATGACGCCGCTCCGCCGCATCGCCGTTATCGGCAACTCGCTGCCTCGCCGCTGCGGCATCGCAACCTTTACGACTGACCTGCAGCAGGCGATATCGAGTTCTGGCCCCGGTTTGGAGACCTGCATCGTGGCCATGACCGATCAGGGTCAAGCCTACGACTATCCAGAGGCAGTCGCTTTTCACATCAGGGACGACAACATCGAGGAATACGTGCGCGCGGCAGACTTCCTGAATGCAGGCCGGTTTGACACCGTCTGCCTGCAGCACGAATTCGGCATTTTTGGCGGCGAAGCCGGTGCCCATATCCTCGCGTTGTTGGCGCCCCTCAGAATGCCGGTAGTGACGACGTTCCATACCGTGCTGGCCGATCCGACGGGCAAGCAGCGCACGGTGATGGAGCGCATCGTCGATGCGTCTTCCAAGGTGATAGTCATGGCCAACAAGGGGCGCGAGCTATTGCGTGACCTCTATCAGGTGCCGGACGACAAGATCGAGGTGATTGCTCACGGCATTCCCAATGTCGCTCTTGTCGGGCCCGATGCGGCGAAGGCCATGCTCGGGTTTGCCGGCAAATCAGTCATTCTGACATTCGGTCTTCTATCGCCCGGCAAGGGCATCGAAGTCATGATCGATGCCATGCCATCGGTTCTGACACGCTGTGCTGATGCGGTTTATGTCGTGCTGGGCGCGACACACCCCAATCTGGTTCGAGACCATGGCGAAGCCTATCGCGACAGCCTTGTGGCGCGGGTGCGCGAGCTCGGAATCGACAACCATGTGGTGTTCCTCGACCGGTTCGTCGACCTAGCCACGCTGCTCGAGTTCATCTCGATGTGCGATGTCTATGTCACGCCCTATCTGAATGAGTCCCAGATGACCTCGGGAACCCTGGCCTACAGCTTTGGACTCGGGAAGCCGGTCGTTTCGACGCCTTACTGGCACGCACGCGAGCTCCTTACCGATGGATGCGGCGTGCTGGTGCCGTTCGGCGAGGCGGCGGCGATCGGCCGAGAAATCGCAAAACTGCTTACCGATCACCCGCGACGGCATGCGATGTCTCGGCGTGCCTATGCCGCGAGCCGAATGATGACGTGGGAGCGCACGGCCGAGCGTTACATCTCTGTCTTTGAGAATGCTGGTCAAGGCCACCGACTTAAGGTGCTCGCGCGCGCCGGCAAGGGACCGCCGGAGCCACGTGGCTCGGCGCCACCTGACATGCAAATCGGCCATTTCCTGTCGATGTGTGACGATGTCGGCCTGTTCCAGCACGCAGTGCATTCGGTGCCCGATCGCTCGCACGGATATTGCGTCGATGACAATGCCCGAGCGCTGCTGTTGGCCTGCGCCCTCAACAATCCAGGCGAACAGCCCCTTTCGGAAATCCTGACGACCCGCTTTGCCGCCTTCGTACAACATGCATGGAACCCCGACACCGGGCAGTTCCGCAACTTCATGGGCTACGATCGAGTCTGGCTTGAAGACAGAGGGTCCGAAGACAGTCACGGGCGAACTTTATGGGCATTGGGTGAATCGGCGCGCAGAGACGCAAGCCCTTCACGGCGCAAGTGGGCCACCGACCTGTTCGCCCAAACGTTGACGACCGCGGAGAGCTTTCGTTCACCCCGAGCATGGGCATTCACGCTGTTGGGGCTGGACGCTTATTGCGCTGCAGCTCCAGACGATCTTCACGCCATGGCAGTCAGGCATTCTCTTGCGGGCAGGTTGATGTCATGCCTCGCGTCAGTTGAGACGCCGAGCTGGGTGTGGTTCGAGGAAGGCCTTGCTTACGACAACGCGCGATTGCCGCAAGCTTTGATGCTGACTGGCGTAGCGACGCAAACATCGGTCTACCTCGATGCCGGATTGCGATCACTGCGCTGGCTTATGACGCAACAGACGACCACAGCAGGTCACTTCCGGCCGGTCGGCACCGCCGGTTTCGGCGACCTGCGGCAGCATCCTCGTGCATTCGATCAGCAGCCCGTGGAAGCGACGGCGACGATCGCTGCATGCCTTGCGGCGTGGCGCGCGGATGGTGATTCCGAGTGGAAATCGATGGCAACACGGGCCTTCGCCTGGTTTCTTGGCAGCAATGATCTGTCCGTGGCGCTGGTCAATCTGCACACCGGGAGTTGCCGCGATGGGTTGCACCCCGATCGCGCCAATGAAAACCGCGGTGGCGAGTCGGTTGTCTGCTATCTCCTTGGACTTGCGGAAATTCGTCAGCTTGCGCGCGTAAACATGAGCAGGGCAATGCCCGCGCCCGTGCGCGCCGCGAGCGCTTGA
- a CDS encoding signal transduction histidine kinase produces the protein MPLAQFSVDVGLHTMDGLRLCARDGSEPVEAFIGRKVLDVWVESVEHSGGRQSLFRDQYNALGQLNLAAIGRVVSAKYQRGATYNRQHPFVEVLISDIENSGEVLDLSGLVRKPLPPTFHRVY, from the coding sequence ATGCCACTAGCACAATTTAGCGTCGATGTCGGACTGCATACGATGGACGGGCTGAGGCTTTGTGCCCGTGATGGCTCTGAACCGGTCGAGGCGTTCATAGGGCGCAAGGTGCTCGACGTCTGGGTTGAATCTGTTGAGCACAGCGGCGGACGCCAAAGCTTGTTCCGTGATCAGTACAACGCGCTCGGCCAGCTGAACCTTGCTGCGATCGGGCGCGTCGTGAGCGCGAAGTATCAGCGAGGCGCTACGTACAATCGCCAGCACCCGTTTGTCGAGGTCTTGATCTCGGACATCGAGAACAGCGGCGAGGTCCTGGATCTGAGTGGACTCGTGCGTAAGCCTCTGCCGCCGACGTTTCACAGAGTTTATTGA
- a CDS encoding type VI secretion protein, which produces MSDEMIRVNVARKDAWIATLLIAAALGVFAQSALAAESDCRAIEGTVARLACYDAAFPPKTAKPAIPDNDASRAAYNDPLIAEDARIVAKLKNICRGC; this is translated from the coding sequence ATGAGCGACGAGATGATCCGTGTGAATGTAGCCCGGAAAGATGCCTGGATAGCGACGCTCCTTATAGCGGCTGCGCTCGGCGTATTCGCGCAATCCGCGCTTGCGGCGGAGTCGGACTGCCGCGCGATCGAAGGCACGGTCGCGCGCCTCGCCTGTTACGACGCTGCGTTTCCTCCAAAAACGGCGAAGCCCGCGATACCTGACAACGACGCTTCCCGAGCTGCATACAACGATCCATTGATCGCAGAAGACGCTCGCATTGTAGCCAAGCTGAAGAATATCTGTCGCGGCTGTTGA
- a CDS encoding transglutaminase family protein produces the protein MKIGVGFEMIYDFQQVTPLIAVVGMHFTRASDIIVPDYLITEPSVPISPYRDGFGNWCSRFVAPAGRMRLSANGTVRDSGLPDVIMPSATQCPVQDLPPDTIVYLLGSRYCETDRLSDIAWKLFEKSAPGWPRVQAICDFVHNHIAFGYEHARATMTAWDVFNEGKGVCRDYAHLAIAFCRCMNIPARYCTGYLGDIGIPPPHAPGDFAGWFEAYLGGRWYTFDARNNTPRIGRVLIAQGRDAADVPIVQTFGPNTLLSFKVWTDELI, from the coding sequence ATGAAAATCGGTGTTGGCTTCGAAATGATCTACGACTTCCAGCAAGTCACACCATTGATTGCTGTGGTCGGTATGCATTTCACCCGCGCATCCGACATCATTGTGCCCGATTACCTCATCACTGAGCCTTCCGTGCCGATTTCGCCATACCGCGACGGCTTTGGAAACTGGTGCAGTCGGTTCGTTGCGCCGGCCGGCCGCATGCGCCTTTCCGCCAACGGTACAGTGCGCGATAGCGGCTTGCCTGATGTGATCATGCCTTCCGCCACGCAGTGCCCGGTGCAGGATCTGCCGCCTGATACCATCGTTTATCTGCTTGGCAGCCGCTACTGCGAAACCGATCGGCTTTCCGACATCGCATGGAAGCTGTTCGAGAAATCAGCGCCGGGTTGGCCACGGGTCCAGGCGATCTGCGATTTCGTGCATAATCACATCGCGTTTGGCTACGAACACGCGCGGGCCACCATGACAGCTTGGGACGTATTCAACGAAGGCAAGGGCGTCTGCCGCGACTATGCGCATCTTGCCATTGCATTCTGCCGTTGCATGAACATTCCAGCCCGCTATTGCACCGGCTATCTCGGCGACATTGGCATCCCGCCGCCCCACGCTCCCGGGGACTTTGCAGGCTGGTTCGAAGCCTATCTTGGCGGCCGCTGGTACACATTCGATGCACGCAACAACACTCCGCGAATCGGCCGCGTCCTGATCGCGCAAGGCCGCGATGCGGCGGATGTTCCGATCGTCCAAACTTTCGGACCCAACACGCTCCTCAGCTTCAAGGTGTGGACTGATGAACTTATCTAA